The stretch of DNA CCGTCCGCGGTCGTCCGGACGATGTGCAGATCGAACGCCGTTCGAGAGACTTTTCGCCGACCCTCTCGGACCGTCTTCTCGCGCCGTTCGATCCAGATTCGATCGATGTTCCGGTACTCGAGGATCGACAGGATCGAGTCCATGTGCTCGTTGAACGCGTCGACGGCGTTGGCTTCGATCCGATCGACGCGCGTCCTGAGGTCGGTTAGCTCGTCCTCGAGCGTCTCCCGACGGTCCTCGAGGTCGCTCCGTTCGTCGACCGTCGCCTCGATCTCCTCGATTCGGCCCTCGACCTCGTCACGTTCGTCCTCGAGGTCCTCGAGTTCGAGTTCGAGCCGGTTCAGTTCGCGGTGGGTCTCGATGACGTCGCCGTATTCGGCGTTCTCGAACGTCTCGGCGTCCGATTCGAGCTCGTCGACGCGGGCCTGCTGCGCCTCCAGATCGGCCTCGAGCTCCTCGATGCGTCGCGATCGCCGCTCGAGTTCGTCCTCGATCGCCTCGAGTCGCGTTTCGATCTCCCCGCGTTTCTGGCGCCGCTCGCGGAGCTCCTTCCGACGAGCGGAGAGCTCGTCGATCTGATCCTGCAGTTCGCTTCGCTCGTCGAGTTTCGACTGCCGGAGCGATCGCAACCGGTCGAGCGTCGACTCGATCCGGTCGCGGTCGACCTGCGAGCCACACGTCCAGCAGACGACGTCGTTCGAGTCCGCGAGGAGCTGCTCGGTAATGTCGCCGTCGTCTCCGTCCCCATCGCTGGCGTCGGACGTCTCCTCGAGATCGAACTCGAAGCCATCGTCCGCGAGCCGCTCCTCGTTGAACCGGATCACGCTCTGGAGTTCACTGACGGTCGTGTCGAGCGACCGCTTTCGGGCCCGAAGCTCCTGAACGCGCCCCTCGAGTCGGTCCGGGGACTCCTGGGTATCGTCGAACGCCTCGAGTTCGGCCTCGAGTTCGTCGCGTTCCCGCTCGAGTTCGTCGTAGCTCTCCCGCTCGGTCTCGAGGTCGTACTCGATCGACTCGAGGTCCGTCCGGGCCGTCTGGAGATCGGCGAACGCCGACTCGATCTCCGCTTTCCGGGCGCGGCTGGCTTCCACGTCGAGATCGAACGCCTCGAGCTCGGCCTCGAGGGTCTCGATCCGCTCGGTCGTCGCTTCGATCTCGTCTTCGAGCGCGACGCGGTCCGCCTCGAGGTCGGGGAGTTCCGTATCGAGCTGGGCGAGTTCCTCGAGCCGA from Natrinema salaciae encodes:
- a CDS encoding archaea-specific SMC-related protein gives rise to the protein MSSPESVSSSITVLAENIGGIDSTEVTLQPGVNVLTGRNATNRTSFLQTIMAALGSRRSSLKGDADAGHVELEFDDEQYTRYLERRNGEVVFDGDPYLDDPELPDLFAFLLESNEARRAVRRGDDLRELIMQPIDTDEIEAEISMLEAEKRELDDRLEELAQLDTELPDLEADRVALEDEIEATTERIETLEAELEAFDLDVEASRARKAEIESAFADLQTARTDLESIEYDLETERESYDELERERDELEAELEAFDDTQESPDRLEGRVQELRARKRSLDTTVSELQSVIRFNEERLADDGFEFDLEETSDASDGDGDDGDITEQLLADSNDVVCWTCGSQVDRDRIESTLDRLRSLRQSKLDERSELQDQIDELSARRKELRERRQKRGEIETRLEAIEDELERRSRRIEELEADLEAQQARVDELESDAETFENAEYGDVIETHRELNRLELELEDLEDERDEVEGRIEEIEATVDERSDLEDRRETLEDELTDLRTRVDRIEANAVDAFNEHMDSILSILEYRNIDRIWIERREKTVREGRRKVSRTAFDLHIVRTTADGRTYEDTVDHLSESEREVTGLVFALAGYLVHDVHEVVPFMLLDSLEAIDSNRIADLVEYFEEYVDCLVVALLREDAEALEESYTYVQEI